The nucleotide window ATGCCAAAGGCGGAAATAAACGCCTGGCCTACGACAGCGCCGGCCGCCTCGCCTCATACACCGACTGCTCGGGCTTCACGTCGCGCTACCACTACGACGAGGCGAGCCGCCTGGCCGAGCAGGTCGATGCGATGGGCAACACCACCCGCTATCGCTACGACACGATGGGCCGGGTGGTCGAAGTCGTCCACCCGGACGGCACGACGGAAGGTTTCGATTACGACGCCGACAGCAACCTGCTGGCGCATATCGATGGCAAGGGCCAGCGCATGCGCTATCGCTACGATGGCCACGGGCTGCTGGTGGAGCGCATCGATGCCAAGGAACAGACGCTGGGGTATCGGTACGACAAGGCGCTGCGCGTGACGGAACTCGTCAACGGCAACGACGAATCGTACTTCTTCACCTACGACGCCGAAGGCCGCCTGACCAGCGAGACCGGTTTCGACGGCAAGGTCACCAAATACATCTACAGCAACGCCGGCCACCTGATGGCCAGCGAATGTGCCGGCGTACGCACGGATTTCGCACGCGATGCCCTCGGTCGCCTGCTGGCCAAGAGCAATGCCGATGGCGCCGTGCGCTACGCCTACGATGCGCTGGGCCGCCTGATCGCCACTTCTACGCGCGAGGCCGAGCACCGCTTCATGTACGACCCGGTCGGGCAACTGATCGACGAACGTGCGGCCTATTCGCCCGGGCCGGCACTATTGCCTGGACAGGAAGTCGAACCCATTGCCGCGTTCACGATGACGCATGCGTACGATGAACTGGGCAACCGCATCCAGACCATCCTGCCCAATGGCCGGCGCATCGACACGCTGCGCTACGGCAGCGGGCACTGGCATGGCACGCTGTGGCAGGGGAGGACGCTGGTGGATCTGGAGCGGGATCACCTGCACCGCGAAACCGTGCGCGAACTGGGCAGCGGCCGCGAACGGCTGACGGAGCGCCGCAGCTACGATCCGCAGTCGCGGCTAAGCGGCTTTAGTCTTGACCTGGGTTCGAAGCGGCTGCGCGAGCGTCTTTACGAATACGACGCGACCGGCAACCTGGTGCATATCGATGACAAGGTGCGCGGCAGCATCCGCTACACCTACGATCCGCTGGGGCAGTTGCTGTCGGCCGTGCAGCCTGGGCTGACGGAAACGTTTGCGTTTGATCCGGCGGGTAATTTGCTCGATCCGGGACCTGCAGCGGCGTCTGCATCGGCGCCCGCATCCGCCCCGATCGATACGCGCCAGGTATTGCGTGAGCTCGATGAGCAGCCTTCACCTGGCACCCGACCACCCGCGCGGCTGGCTAAGGTGACGCATAACCTGCTGTTGCAGTACATGGGGTATGCGTACGAATACGATGTGCAGGGCAATACAGTCGTCAAGCGGCCACGCCTCGCCGCGACGGCGAATGAAGAAGGCGTGCTGACGTTCTCTTACGATGCCGACAATCGGCTGACGACGGCTGTTCGCAGCTTCCCCAACTCTCGTGTCGTTGCGCGGTACAGCTACGATGCGTTCGGGCGGCGTATTGCAAAGCGGGTCGATGAGCAGCGGTGGGTGGAAGGGGAGGAGCCGCCGCCTGTTGGGCAGGCGCATACGGGCAAGCTCACGCTGTTCGTGTGGGATGGCGATGTGATGGTGCAGGAGGTGTTGGCTGATAAGACGGTTACGTATATTTATGAGCCGGATAGTTTTGTGCCGTTAGCGCGGGTGGAGTCGGTAGGTGGTGGTGAGACTTACCATCCTTCAGATATAAATATACAGCGAATCGGGGACGGTCAGTTTTTGGATGGCCAAGCGATACAGGATACGCATGTCAGAATTTGGCGGCTGCATACGCAATTGGAACACGAGAATTGCCACCGAAAAAACTGGCAGAAAATATTAGTTGATGCTAAAAATCATGCCCCAAGCGACCACATTCTGCACTACCAATGTGATTATATGGGCACTGCGCAGGAGCTGATTGGCGAAAACGGCACAGCTGCTTGGACGGCGCGATATCGAACTTGGGGACGCCTATCTCAGAAATTTGTTCAGCATGTAGACCAGCCACTGAGGTTTCAAGGTCAATACGAGGACTCGGAAACCAGGCTCTTCTATAATCGTCATAGGTATTACGATCCCGACTCGGCCCGGTATGTCACGCAAGATCCGATTGGACTGCTTGGCGGGGAAAACTCATATATTTATGCACCGAATCCAACGTTATGGGCGGATCCACTTGGCTTAGCAGCTGGCAAGGCACGCCCTGCGAGCGGATGGAACTATAATAATATGCCTAATATTCCGGGCATGCAGAAACACCATGTTATACCGCAGCAGTGGCAAAAGCATCCTGCAATGCAAAAGTCTGGTATAAACATTCATGATCCTAAAAACATCATATACTTGCCTTGTGATGAGAAAAATCATCCTACCCGGACTGTGCATAAAGGATCGCATCCCGGATATAGTGTTGTAATAGCGGAGGAGCTAACTGATATCGATATGAGGGGTCGAGAGAGCGGTTGGGGGCAAGCACAGTACAAAAGTGCAATAGAAGACCTAATCACGGAAAAGCGCGTTCAACTTAGGCGTGGTGAAATCATGCTGAACAAGAATTCGAAACGCTCTAATTCATGTTTGCTATAGGGGGGTGAAATGTATTATGTTTTATCGGTTAGTGATGATTACCCGGATAATTATTGGTTCGAATATGACCATGTTAATTCGCCAGACTATCTCTCGTTTCAATCGGGGTCGGTGATTAAGGAGGTGGGCGCGAAGCCCGTATTTATTCTAAATAAAAAAATTAGCGCTAATGGATTAATTGGGTTTGATTTTTTAGTATCAGATGGAGGGTATTTTATAAGTTCAAAATTTGCTGAATTAATAAGAAATATTGCTCAAAATGATGTGCAGCTCATAGAGGCTGAGGTTTATTTAAACAAAACAAGAATTGAGGAATATTATATAGCAAATATTAAAAACTTGGTTTCTTGTGTTGATATGGGGAATTCTACTTACAAGCCACTTATCAAAAAAGATCCAGAGGGGCCAAAAAAATTCATACGATATGAATTCATTGAAAATAGTTTAAAGTCGCATAAAATTGTTCGGTGTAAAGAGAGTCCTCGAACCATTGTTGTATCGGAGGATTTTAAGCAAGCGTGCATAAGCCATGGGATAAAAGGAGTTGATTTTTTGCGTAATGGAGTGAGAGAGTACGAATAAAGAGAGCGAAGTGCGAAAAATGCTCGCTTGCGATTCCTAGGGAAGCACTGATTAAGCGCCATCTTGCTACCCCGGCATGCTGCCGTACTGGCACAATGACACATCCCTGTTCTGCTCCCCTGATGGTGAAGCAATCGAGCTTTTCCGACGTCGAGTTCGCTGGCAAGAAGAAACGCACACGCCGCGAGCGGGTCCTCGCTGAAATCGAGGCCATCACTCCTTGGGCGGCATTGGTTGCCGCCTTGCTGCCGTATTATTCCAGGGGCGATGGACGTGGGCGCCCGCCGATGGGCTTGGAGCGCATGCTGCGCATGTACATCGTCCAGCAGTGCTTTGGCTTGTCCGACGAAGGCATTGAAGACGCCATCTACGATAGCCAAGCGATTCGGGGCTTCGTCGGAATCGATCTGACCTGCGACGCGACAGCGACACGCAGTTCACGCTGACCTGCCGCGACGGCAGCAACGACACCTTCATCCTCGGTTGCGACGGCTGGCTGCCGCACGGCTACGACGGCGTGAACGCCATGCTCAAGCCCCGCGAGCCGGCGCGCACGCAACGCTTTTACTTGTCGCGGCGCGCCGAGCGCGATGGCAGCGGCATAGGAGAATTGCAATGTATTACGTTTTATCGGTTAGTGATGATTACCCGGATAACTATTATTTCAAATATGA belongs to Pseudoduganella albidiflava and includes:
- a CDS encoding PAAR-like domain-containing protein; its protein translation is MAHETVTKSKRFYCVSTLPDICKTPVGSTVVPIPYTITGEFADAQAVSANVKTHGEPAFLHGRSFIPAVKGDERGTLGGIKSGTNLKKVESLGNSSTKGANGTQTVQESRFVWMNNRNTIGRIYERGVQAPRSRLQRLGDWLKEGAKDAAQYYKDNVSADMHDIGQAGMDKGGDLMTASAATGVAGLAVGATGVGAPVAAAMGTVAGVGGATGGVMLSGGYALDSTAAVLDQAADLILTGKTPDWAGTAAGIASSGVENLALNRIKRFGGGIMKLLPFGGKGKPGSTPAPAKPPAKAGGGNDKDGHDGGKTKQQKKPKDDKPSDCCPKDGAPGGKPVKSAHPVHFGTGEEILPQTDFVLDGPTPLDWTRIYRSGSETEDWGLLGARWATPHTSSLSICAQGTIYHEASGRALRLPALAPGEQHDHRAEGFVLRRDSDMQFTLTWRDGSTDTFVLGCDGWLPHGYDGVNAMLKPRDPVRTQRFHLTRRAERDGTGITIERFQQARPDEVLLRVRTDDGMVIEALRDAWLPAELEADRPAAPRIGQVDQVFADGTRVCHVRYRYEADVPVVPPADTAAGSFDALPVRCDLVEQFNIAGQSRTYAYEHHLLVRYTTYSGFAHGLHWISLAALRERWSGTTLDDARLAERNPIALHNSYQARAVRTTTADGRNEVAIAYLDEDTTRVTEPDGGVLEYTFNASWLATSVRRIGPDGSVRPLGRREWDRDGMLLADIDADGAETRYGYDAAGNLTTVTDAQGHVTRISYGPDNLPVAVIDALGHATHSRYDAAGRLVERTDALGRRTGYAYDDKGRLDTVTDAKGGNKRLAYDSAGRLASYTDCSGFTSRYHYDEASRLAEQVDAMGNTTRYRYDTMGRVVEVVHPDGTTEGFDYDADSNLLAHIDGKGQRMRYRYDGHGLLVERIDAKEQTLGYRYDKALRVTELVNGNDESYFFTYDAEGRLTSETGFDGKVTKYIYSNAGHLMASECAGVRTDFARDALGRLLAKSNADGAVRYAYDALGRLIATSTREAEHRFMYDPVGQLIDERAAYSPGPALLPGQEVEPIAAFTMTHAYDELGNRIQTILPNGRRIDTLRYGSGHWHGTLWQGRTLVDLERDHLHRETVRELGSGRERLTERRSYDPQSRLSGFSLDLGSKRLRERLYEYDATGNLVHIDDKVRGSIRYTYDPLGQLLSAVQPGLTETFAFDPAGNLLDPGPAAASASAPASAPIDTRQVLRELDEQPSPGTRPPARLAKVTHNLLLQYMGYAYEYDVQGNTVVKRPRLAATANEEGVLTFSYDADNRLTTAVRSFPNSRVVARYSYDAFGRRIAKRVDEQRWVEGEEPPPVGQAHTGKLTLFVWDGDVMVQEVLADKTVTYIYEPDSFVPLARVESVGGGETYHPSDINIQRIGDGQFLDGQAIQDTHVRIWRLHTQLEHENCHRKNWQKILVDAKNHAPSDHILHYQCDYMGTAQELIGENGTAAWTARYRTWGRLSQKFVQHVDQPLRFQGQYEDSETRLFYNRHRYYDPDSARYVTQDPIGLLGGENSYIYAPNPTLWADPLGLAAGKARPASGWNYNNMPNIPGMQKHHVIPQQWQKHPAMQKSGINIHDPKNIIYLPCDEKNHPTRTVHKGSHPGYSVVIAEELTDIDMRGRESGWGQAQYKSAIEDLITEKRVQLRRGEIMLNKNSKRSNSCLL
- a CDS encoding imm11 family protein, translated to MYYVLSVSDDYPDNYWFEYDHVNSPDYLSFQSGSVIKEVGAKPVFILNKKISANGLIGFDFLVSDGGYFISSKFAELIRNIAQNDVQLIEAEVYLNKTRIEEYYIANIKNLVSCVDMGNSTYKPLIKKDPEGPKKFIRYEFIENSLKSHKIVRCKESPRTIVVSEDFKQACISHGIKGVDFLRNGVREYE